The following proteins come from a genomic window of Lolium rigidum isolate FL_2022 chromosome 5, APGP_CSIRO_Lrig_0.1, whole genome shotgun sequence:
- the LOC124653402 gene encoding phenylalanine--tRNA ligase, chloroplastic/mitochondrial-like: MRPLIRTACLRARVRAMATLPTTAAFPATRTLSPSSPSRARRLLLAASFLPSAPPPAGARAFRTSAAAAAAPVEVGGVKIAREDVVKEDDPTNNVPDTIFSKIGLQLHRRDDHPLGILKNTIYNYFDKSFPGQFVKFDDLCPLVSTKQNFDDVLVPADHVSRSYNDTYYVDSQTVLRCHTSAHQAELLREGHTHFLVIGDVYRRDSIDSTHYPVFHQMEGFRVFSPEDWSASGMDGTAYAATDLKKTLEGLATHLFGAVEMRWVDTYFPFTNPSFELEIYFQGDWLEVLGCGVTEQEILKSNGRTDHVAWAFGLGLERLAMVLFDIPDIRLFWSNDQRFTSQFSKGKLGIKFKPFSKFPPCYKDVSFWINDAFTENNLCEVVRGIAGDLVEEVKLIDNFTNKKGMTSHCYRIAYRSMERSLTDEEINDMQWNVREAVKSKLEVELR, translated from the exons ATGCGCCCGCTTATCCGAACCGCCTGCCTCCGCGCCCGTGTCCGCGCCATGGCCACGCTTCCCACCACCGCCGCCTTCCCTGCCACGCGCACCCTCTCCCCTTCCTCCCCTTCGCGCGCCCGTCGCCTGCTCCTCGCCGCCAGCTTCCtcccctccgcgccgccgccggccggggcGAGGGCGTTCCGGACATCCGCCGCGGCAGCGGCCGCCCCCGTCGAGGTGGGCGGCGTCAAGATCGCGCGGGAGG ATGTCGTGAAGGAGGACGATCCGACCAACAATGTGCCGGACACGATTTTCTCCAAGATTGGTCTCCAGCTCCACAGGAGGGATGACCACCCTCTGGGGATTCTGAAGAATACCATCTACAATTACTTTGATAAAAGTTTTCCTGGGCAGTTTGTCAAGTTCGATGACCTCTGCCCTCTTGTTTCTACCAAACAG AATTTTGATGACGTCTTGGTCCCTGCCGACCATGTAAGCCGGAGTTACAATGACACATACTATGTTGATTCTCAAACGGTCTTGAGGTGTCATACCAGCGCGCATCAAGCAGAGCTGCTAAGAGAAGGACATACACACTTCCTTGTAATTGGTGATGTTTACCGTAGAGATTCTATTGATTCAACTCACTACCCTGTCTTCCACCAG ATGGAAGGCTTTCGCGTCTTTTCTCCTGAGGACTGGTCAGCTTCTGGCATGGATGGGACAGCATATGCAGCTACAGACCTCAAGAAAACACTGGAAGGCTTGGCAACACATTTATTTG GTGCTGTGGAGATGCGATGGGTTGATACTTACTTCCCATTCACTAACCCATCCTTTGAACTGGAAATATATTTTCAG GGTGACTGGTTGGAAGTTCTGGGATGTGGAGTCACTGAGCAGGAAATTTTGAAGAGCAATGGTAGGACAGATCATGTTGCATGGGCCTTCGGACTAGGCTTGGAGCGCCTAGCAATGGTCCTTTTCGATATTCCAGATATTCGACTCTTCTGGTCAAATGATCAGCGCTTCACGTCCCAG TTTTCCAAAGGCAAGCTTGGAATCAAGTTCAAGCCATTCTCAAAG TTTCCACCCTGTTACAAGGATGTGAGTTTCTGGATAAATGATGCATTTACAGAGAACAATTTATGTGAGGTTGTCAGAGGAATTGCTGGGGATCTTGTAGAGGAG GTAAAACTAATTGACAATTTCACTAACAAGAAAGGCATGACTAGTCATTGCTACAGGATAGCATACAGGTCAATGGAACGCTCGCTCACAGACGAGGAGATCAACGACATGCAG TGGAATGTCAGAGAAGCGGTCAAAAGTAAATTGGAAGTGGAGCTGAGATAA